The following are encoded together in the Phaseolus vulgaris cultivar G19833 chromosome 9, P. vulgaris v2.0, whole genome shotgun sequence genome:
- the LOC137820016 gene encoding heparanase-like protein 1 translates to MRFLLALFLLLASLQANLSQDIEHGSLLVDGAQTKAETGDNFICATIDWWPHDKCDYNHCPWGYSSVVNLDLSLPFLSKAIQALKPLRIRLGGSLQDQVLYDVGSLKSPCHPLQKIKGGLFGFSKGCLHMKRWDELNQFFNETGAIVTFGLNALHGKHQISHNVWEGTWDPTNAYDFIKYTISKGYKIDSWELGNELSGKGIGASVGVAQYGKDLIKLKQILGTLYENSKFKPSLVAPGGFYERQWYDKLLQVSGSGIINVLTHHLYNLGPGSDEHLESKILDPERLSKVESIFGNLSETIQTYGPWSSAWVGEAGGAYNSGGNHVSNTFLNSFWYLDQLGIASRYNTKVYCRQTLIGGNYGLLNTTTFTPNPDYYSALLWHRLMGKKVLTVSSDVSSPFLRTYAHCSKDRVGVTLLLINLSNETRFTLSIRNPVSASIEKEVATNIHKEDSFFDKLKKAFSWVGTKGSEVTFREEYHLTPKDGYLKSQTMVLNGIPLELTEQGDLPRLDPVSSNVRSPIYITPLSIAFVVYPNFDAPACASQQKH, encoded by the exons ATGAGATTCCTCCTTGCATTGTTTCTTTTGTTGGCTTCTCTTCAAGCCAATTTAAGTCAAGATATTGAACATGGTTCACTTCTAGTAGATGGAGCTCAAACAAAGGCTGAAACAGGTGATAACTTTATTTGTGCCACTATTGATTGGTGGCCTCATGACAAGTGTGACTACAACCATTGCCCCTGGGGATATTCATCTGTTGTAAATTTG GACTTGTCTCTTCCTTTCCTTTCCAAGGCCATCCAAG CACTCAAGCCATTGAGGATACGACTTGGAGGTTCTTTGCAAGACCAGGTTCTATATGATGTAGGAAGTTTGAAGTCTCCTTGTCATCCCTTGCAAAAGATTAAAGGTGGATTATTTGGATTTTCAAAGGGATGTTTACACATGAAAAGGTGGGATGAGCTGAATCAGTTTTTCAATGAGACAGG GGCCATTGTGACGTTTGGCTTGAATGCACTACATGGGAAGCACCAGATTAGTCATAATGTTTGGGAAGGAACCTGGGACCCGACAAATGcttatgattttataaaatacacTATTTCAAAGGGATACAAGATTGATTCATGGGAACTTG GGAATGAGTTGAGTGGTAAGGGCATTGGTGCAAGTGTTGGGGTTGCACAGTATGGGAAAGATTTGATAAAGCTTAAGCAAATTCTAGGAACATTGTACGAGAACTCCAAGTTCAAGCCTTCACTTGTGGCACCGGGAGGATTTTATGAAAGACAATGGTATGACAAGCTTCTTCAGGTTTCTGGCTCAGGCATAATCAATGTTCTGACTCATCATTTATACAATCTGGGCCCAG GTAGTGATGAGCATCTTGAAAGTAAGATTCTAGATCCTGAACGCTTAAGCAAGGTGGAATCGATTTTTGGCAATCTTTCTGAAACCATTCAAACATATGGTCCTTGGTCTTCTGCATGGGTAGGAGAAGCTGGTGGGGCATACAACAGTGGTGGCAATCATGTATCTAATACTTTTCTTAACAGTTTTTG GTACTTAGATCAACTTGGAATAGCATCCAGATACAACACTAAAGTCTATTGTAGGCAGACTCTAATTGGAGGGAACTATGGACTTCTCAATACCACCACCTTCACTCCCAATCCTGACTACTACAG TGCACTTTTGTGGCATCGATTAATGGGAAAGAAAGTTCTTACAGTTTCAAGTGATGTTTCTTCACCCTTTTTACGCACTTATGCCCATTGTTCAAAAGACAGG GTTGGTGTGACATTACTTCTAATCAACTTAAGTAATGAGACTCGCTTTACTCTCAGTATTCGAAACCCTGTGAGTGCAAGTATTGAAAAGGAAGTGGCCACAAACATCCATAAGGAAGACTCATTCTTTGATAAACTGAAGAAGGCATTTTCTTGGGTAGGAACAAAAGGGTCAGAGGTGACATTTAGGGAAGAGTACCACTTAACTCCAAAAGATGGTTATCTCAAAAGCCAAACCATGGTGCTTAATGGTATTCCACTGGAGTTAACAGAGCAGGGAGATCTTCCAAGGTTGGATCCAGTGAGTAGTAATGTGCGATCTCCAATATACATCACTCCTTTGTCCATTGCATTTGTTGTATACCCCAACTTTGATGCTCCTGCATGTGCTTCACAGCAAAAACATTAG
- the LOC137820017 gene encoding uncharacterized protein, producing MAEITEIVNPIGDRSQTAGELQNVHSAYRLNGKNYLKWSQLIRTILKGKGKVSHLTDIAPDEQDAKFKSWDEEDSMIMAWLWNSMVPEISDTCMFLKSAKEIWEAVEQTYSKAKDAAQIYDVKVKTVAAKQGNKSVTEYANQLKSLWMELDHYRVIKAKCSEDSAILKEYIEQDRVYDFLVGLNPEYDQVRIQILGKEKVPGLNEVVAIIRSEESRRGLMLETPTTESSAMKAEGETAMLTNQKKSGFSNIEKKQEEVWCTYCNKPRHTREKCWKLHGKPPSREWGQKGGPPKREGQRQAHIVNGQGEESVQLNHEEIERVRSFLSKLEKPSGMCSLTYSGQKLREDDWTC from the exons ATGGCTGAGATCACTGAGATCGTGAATCCTATTGGGGACAGATCCCAAACTGCTGGAGAATTGCAGAATGTTCATTCTGCTTATAGATTAAATGGAAAAAATTATCTCAAATGGTCTCAACTCATTAGAACCATCTtgaaaggaaaaggaaaggtCAGTCACCTGACTGATATAGCCCCTGATGAACAGGATGCCAAGTTCAAATCATGGGATGAAGAAGACTCCATGATCATGGCATGGCTGTGGAATTCAATGGTCCCAGAAATCAGTGATACCTGCATGTTCCTTAAATCAGCAAAGGAAATTTGGGAGGCAGTAGAACAAACCTATTCTAAGGCCAAGGATGCTGCTCAAATATATGATGTAAAAGTGAAAACCGTGGCTGCCAAGCAGGGAAACAAATCTGTTACAGAATATGCCAATCAACTCAAGTCCCTATGGATGGAATTGGATCACTACCGAGTTATAAAAGCAAAATGTTCAGAAGACTCAGCAATCCTTAAGGAGTATATTGAACAAGATAGAGTCTATGATTTCTTGGTAGGCCTGAATCCTGAATATGATCAGGTTCGAATCCAAATCTTGGGAAAAGAGAAGGTCCCAGGGCTTAATGAAGTGGTAGCCATTATTCGAAGTGAAGAAAGCAGGAGAGGACTGATGTTGGAGACCCCAACTACTGAAAGCTCAGCAATGAAAGCTGAAGGAGAAACAGCCATGCTAACTAACCAGAAGAAAAGCGGGTTTTCCAATATAGAGAAAAAACAGGAGGAAGTCTGGTGTACCTACTGCAACAAGCCGCGCCACACAAGGGAAAAGTGCTGGAAATTACATGGAAAACCCCCAAGCAGAGAATGGGGCCAGAAAGGAGGCCCTCCAAAAAGGGAAGGACAAAGACAAGCACACATTGTTAATGGACAAGGAGAAGAATCTGTCCAGCTGAATCATGAAGAGATAGAAAGGGTAAGGTCCTTCCTTAGTAAATTGGAGAAGCCCTCAGGTATGTGCTCCTTAACATATTCTG GACAAAAACTCAGGGAGGACGATTGGACATGCTAG